The genomic DNA ATTCAGAAGCCACCAGGTCAAAAAATTATCATTGGACACCCAGATACAGGATATAGACAACACCCTGAAATTAAAGACAACTTACTAATCGAGCAGGGATACGACTTCATTGATGGAGAAACTCACTCAGACCCCCTAGATGAATTAGAAGAACCTTTTGGGGTCATCATCCCAAACCCTGGGCATGGTACTTCCGCAGCCAGCGTCATTGTCAGTCCCAGAGGCGGTGCAGATTGTCTCTTCGTGACGGGAGTTGCCCCAGGTGCAGCGCTGATTCCTTACCGCACTACCTATTCGGTCGTCCTCTGGCCCCAAAGCGTACTCAACCTCGCACGATCCATTGAACGCGCTGTAAAAGATCAGGCAGATGTTATTTCAGTCAGCATGGGAGCAGTACAGTCATCTGGACGGTTAAGACAGGCCGTTCGTGAAGCACAATCTCAAGGCGTAATTGTGCTCGGAGCCGCAGGTAATTACATCCCGTGGGTTGCCCCTCCAGCATCGATTGATGAGGTCATCTCGGTTGCGGCTAGCAATGCCAAACAGGAAATCTGGCAAGGCTCTATCAGCAGGATTGGCGAGGTAGATGTTTCGGCACCCGGAGAATCTGTTTGGAGAGCACGGGCGATCAAAAACGATCAGGGCCAAGTGAAGTTCCCTGTTGAGCGAGGAAGCGGGACAACGTTCTCTGTGGCTCTAACGGCAGGTGTGGCAGCTTTGTGGTTGGACTACCACGGCGGTAGGCAAGCGTTAGCTCAAAGACTAGGTGGGAGTGATAATCTTGCGAAGATCCCAACACTCTTCAAGAAAATCTTAAAAGCTAACTGTAGGAAAATTGACAATTGGGATACTCGTCGAGGCGGAGTGGGTATCGTCAACGCTGAGGATACTCTCTCCGCAAGGCTTGAAGAGTATATCGATGATGTTGCTATGCCCGATACCTCAATGCAAGAAGTTGGATTCAGAAACAGTGAAGCTTTACGAGAATTACGGGAGCTATTTGGACAAAGCCCGTCATTTACCGATGAATCCAAACCGAAAACATTGTCAGACACGTTAGATTCACAGCTATCGGAGCTTCTCAACGTCTCTCCGGAAGAACTACCGAATACTTTATCCAAGTTCGGGCAGGAGCTAGCGTTCCGTTTTTCTACAAACCCAGATTCCTATAAAGCATTCGCTAAAACCCTCACAAGCAATGGTGAAGTTATACTCAATAGTGAGACATC from Acaryochloris thomasi RCC1774 includes the following:
- a CDS encoding S8 family peptidase codes for the protein MKATIAQQCAPVFEGFAIETSTSSKPQDVQQLIYKHFKIEFTVQAYGHQSTNFDLIAEEFNPTVREAWEMAYDMDELSEIACVEPLFAAVVEGRPDWIEDIELPNEEDSEDFTREYRSVLGTGSDEHLPESQDLEWALKEMRVFQAWERFFPGHIQKPPGQKIIIGHPDTGYRQHPEIKDNLLIEQGYDFIDGETHSDPLDELEEPFGVIIPNPGHGTSAASVIVSPRGGADCLFVTGVAPGAALIPYRTTYSVVLWPQSVLNLARSIERAVKDQADVISVSMGAVQSSGRLRQAVREAQSQGVIVLGAAGNYIPWVAPPASIDEVISVAASNAKQEIWQGSISRIGEVDVSAPGESVWRARAIKNDQGQVKFPVERGSGTTFSVALTAGVAALWLDYHGGRQALAQRLGGSDNLAKIPTLFKKILKANCRKIDNWDTRRGGVGIVNAEDTLSARLEEYIDDVAMPDTSMQEVGFRNSEALRELRELFGQSPSFTDESKPKTLSDTLDSQLSELLNVSPEELPNTLSKFGQELAFRFSTNPDSYKAFAKTLTSNGEVILNSETSMTNLDGIKECRSSLLSKDMSRQLTKQMSKQVF